A window of the Pseudoliparis swirei isolate HS2019 ecotype Mariana Trench chromosome 13, NWPU_hadal_v1, whole genome shotgun sequence genome harbors these coding sequences:
- the ccdc186 gene encoding coiled-coil domain-containing protein 186 isoform X5, with amino-acid sequence MEGSEAEAASEGLHPADRPRSSTSDVTQEEQILHNTADAAEKCSRAEDEAEPAGEFIDATTDLPTDAKMKSGPQTCSRENEEGSELDADDGSDGSAVPVDGGIPSLSDEAGGAFAAPITTLDHVVESSPVVEGTTATTLTLDEVKECHATTPDGNEQPSVSIRNGSSEQSPADDSGSAESPSSLSLQSASKNSSTDSTTTSGFWNGPSTPSSDTVGSSLASSPRTGADTSAPSHLLLSPYDTDCSRKLMSQIQRSLSQDSLLDELESELLASQLPQGESGGEGKGSPPINGLPTDEEDCMVAFEKCVQYKYTQQEKSIHRLLEENKRHQELILGICSERDDMREELKKRAETEKQHMAIIKKLEGRVDELLKELRESRDKLIHQDQAAKAALQQMQKDMSSRLEQVGKKCDEARQEKEAMVMKYVRGEKEALDLRRDKEGLEKRLREATKEVDRQALRGNQLAQDKGRLQQLYDAKEGEVSRLTREVEKLKEEINSHLIKVKWAQNKLKSEADSHKETKDKLRETTSKLAQAKEETEQIRKNCQDMIRTYQESEELKSNELDTKLRETKGELEKHKQEQTGQLEVHRVKAKELDDLKRSYKEGMDELITLRTKLNCLEDERPRWEDELNKYREIINRQKAEIGRQREKLEEITALQEQHERDKQEVTSLREEVDGLSSQLADLQRDVQGSREREAELLGFTEKLSSKNAQLQSESNSLQFQLDQLSSGFAELQAKLEETNRLLDDKSRLLKREEALRQQEVHGLQEERAALQAEGAQLKTRVEELRDELVTRKRRQAANIKDLTKHLAQARKRLEQVENGGCDRDASSMGSRSSSSGTPPGFGPLS; translated from the exons ATGGAAGGATCAGAGGCGGAGGCGGCGTCAGAGGGGCTGCACCCGGCCGATCGGCCTCGCAGCAGCACATCTGACGTAACCCAGGAGGAGCAAATCCTTCACAACACCGCAGATGCGGCAGAAAAGTGCAGTCGGGCCGAAGATGAAGCGGAGCCTGCCGGTGAATTCATCGACGCTACGACGGATCTACCGACCGACGCGAAGATGAAGTCGGGGCCGCAAACATGCAGTCGGGAAAATGAAGAGGGGAGTGAGCTGGATGCTGATGACGGCAGCGATGGAAGTGCGGTTCCCGTGGATGGCGGGATACCGTCGCTTTCAGATGAGGCCGGAGGAGCTTTTGCGGCCCCCATCACCACTTTGGACCATGTGGTAGAAAGCTCTCCGGTTGTCGAAGGAACAACAGCAACCACATTGACCCTTGATGAAGTGAAGGAGTGTCACGCCACCACTCCGGACGGCAACGAGCAGCCGTCTGTCTCGATTAGAAATGGTTCCTCAGAACAATCGCCTGCTGATGATAGTGGTTCGGCTGAGAGTccatcatccctctctctccaaagTGCTTCCAAGAACTCCTCGACCGACTCGACGACCACCTCCGGGTTCTGGAATGGCCCTTCTACGCCCAGTTCCGACACCGTCGGCTCCTCCCTTGCATCCAGCCCGCGAACCGGTGCCGACACCTCGGCCCCCTCGCATCTATTGTTAAGTCCGTATGACACCGATTGCAGCCGAAAGCTCATGTCCCAAATCCAGCGCTCGCTGTCACAGGATTCACTGCTGGATGAGCTGGAGTCAGAGCTCTTGGcttctcagctgcctcagggGGAGAGTGGAGGTGAGGGGAAAGGGAGCCCGCCCATCAATGGACTCCCTACAGACGAAGAGGACTGCATGGTAGCCTTTGAGAAGTGTGTGCAATACAAGTATACACAGCAGGAGAAGTCCATTCATAG GCTGCTTGAGGAAAACAAGAGGCACCAGGAGCTGATCCTGGGTATCTGTTCAGAGAGGGACGACATGAGGGAAGAGCTGAAAAAGAGGGCAGAGACCGAAAAGCAACACATGGCCATCATTAAAAAG TTGGAGGGCAGGGTGGACGAGTTGCTGAAAGAACTTAGAGAGTCACGGGACAAACTGATCCACCAGGACCAGGCAGCAAAGGCTGCCCTCCAGCAGATGCAGAAGGACATGTCTTCCAGGCTTGAACAG GTGGGCAAGAAGTGTGACGAGGCGCGCCAAGAGAAGGAGGCCATGGTGATGAAATATGTGcggggggagaaggaggcgctCGACCTGAGGCGCGATAAGGAGGGTCTGGAGAAGCGGCTGAGGGAAGCCACCAAGGAGGTCGACCGCCAGGCCCTCAGAGGAAACCAGCTGGCCCAGGATAAAGGTCGTCTGCAGCAGCTGTATGACGCCAAG GAAGGCGAGGTGAGCCGGTTGACTCGAGAGGTGGAAAAGTTGAAGGAGGAGATCAACTCTCATCTCATCAAGGTCAAATGGGCCCAGAACAAACTCAAGAGCGAGGCGGATTCACACAAG GAAACGAAAGACAAACTTCGGGAGACCACTTCCAAATTGGCGCAGGCCAAAGAAGAGACTGAACAGATCCGCAAGAACTGCCAGGACATGATCCGAACATACCAG gaatCGGAGGAGCTCAAGTCCAACGAGCTGGATACTAAACTGAGGGAGACCAAAGGAGAGCTGGAGAAACACAAGCAGGAACAAACAGGCCAATTAGAG GTGCACCGAGTGAAGGCCAAAGAGCTGGATGACTTGAAAAGGAGTTACAAAGAGGGCATGGATGAGCTCATTACTCTTCGAACCAAG TTAAATTGTCTCGAAGACGAGCGTCCACGCTGGGAGGACGAGCTGAACAAGTACAGGGAGATCATTAACCGGCAGAAAGCTGAGATCGGGCGGCAGAGAGAAAAGCTGGAAGAGATCACTGCGCTCCAGGAGCAGCATGAAcg TGATAAACAGGAGGTCACGTCTCTACGCGAGGAAGTGGACGGCCTGTCCAGCCAGCTGGCTGACCTCCAGCGCGACGTACAAGGCAGCAGAGAGCGCGAGGCCGAGTTACTGGGCTTCACCGAGAAGCTGAGCAGCAAGAACGCCCAGCTCCAGTCCGAGAGCAACTCGCTGCAGTTCCAGTTGGATCAGCTCAGCAGTGGCTTCGCAGAGCTCCAAGCAAAGCTGGAGGAGACCAACCGGCTCCTAGATGACAAG TCGCGGCTGCTGAAACGGGAAGAGGCGCTGAGGCAACAGGAGGTGCACGGCCTGCAGGAGGAGCGGGCCGCCCTGCAGGCCGAAGGAGCTCAGCTGAAAACCAGAGTTGAAGAGCTGAGGGATGAGCTGGTGACTCGTAAACGGAGACAAGCTGCCAACATCAAAGACCTCACAAAACACCTGGCACAAG CCCGTAAGAGactggagcaggtggagaacgGAGGCTGCGACCGGGATGCCAGCAGCATGGGCAGTCGCTCAAGTTCCTCAGGTACTCCTCCTGGATTTG gacccctgagctga